In Saprospiraceae bacterium, a genomic segment contains:
- a CDS encoding IS3 family transposase produces the protein MNISKQSVHQRIERNHQDLEIEAQLLWLIHQIREDHPTMGVRDLFYKIRPESMGRDRFEAFCKENSLMSLKKVFRPRTTDNTGVIRFDNLLIDLQINRVDQVWQSDITYFELNNRFYYLTFILDAYSRRIVGHNVSDNLTTICTTMPALKMAIKLRAKQKMSELIFHSDGGGQYYAKSFLELTAKYEIRNSMCEYAWENGKAERINGIIKNNYLIHRDIKNYHQLTIEVDRSVQLYNLEKPHKELQRLSPVEFENLDITLQLQKTPRMKESFDANNKIYGVSNPIYFEQKTPQNLDVFSANNSSKKLHKTVNPI, from the coding sequence ATGAATATCAGCAAACAATCTGTTCATCAAAGAATAGAAAGGAATCACCAGGATCTAGAAATAGAAGCACAACTTCTGTGGCTCATACACCAAATTCGTGAAGATCACCCTACGATGGGAGTGCGTGATCTGTTTTATAAAATTCGGCCAGAATCCATGGGCAGGGACCGTTTTGAAGCCTTTTGTAAAGAAAATAGTTTGATGTCCCTTAAGAAAGTATTTAGGCCAAGAACAACAGACAACACAGGGGTTATACGATTTGACAATTTGCTTATAGATCTCCAAATCAATCGAGTTGATCAAGTCTGGCAAAGCGACATAACCTATTTTGAATTAAACAATAGGTTTTATTATTTAACTTTTATCCTTGATGCTTATTCTAGACGAATTGTTGGGCATAACGTGTCGGATAATTTAACGACCATTTGTACCACAATGCCAGCCTTAAAAATGGCTATAAAGTTGCGAGCCAAACAAAAGATGAGCGAATTAATATTCCATTCCGATGGTGGTGGACAATACTATGCAAAATCCTTTTTAGAGCTTACCGCAAAATATGAAATCAGAAACAGTATGTGTGAATATGCTTGGGAAAATGGTAAAGCTGAAAGGATTAATGGAATCATAAAGAATAACTATTTGATACACAGGGATATTAAAAATTATCATCAATTGACTATAGAGGTTGACCGAAGTGTACAACTTTATAACTTAGAAAAACCTCATAAAGAGTTACAAAGATTAAGTCCTGTTGAATTTGAAAATTTGGATATAACTTTACAATTGCAAAAAACACCGAGGATGAAAGAGTCATTTGATGCAAATAACAAAATATATGGGGTATCGAACCCCATATATTTTGAGCAAAAAACACCTCAGAATCTTGATGTATTCTCTGCAAATAATTCGAGTAAAAAGTTACACAAAACGGTCAACCCTATTTAG
- a CDS encoding transposase: protein MATIRRQFKMSIEQRMARHFSESFKRSKVLEIEQGRSKVSEICKEYEVSPTNVYKWMSKFGAAKSQIRMIVETNSDTKKIIELKQKVAELERVIGQNRS, encoded by the coding sequence ATGGCAACAATTAGAAGGCAATTTAAAATGAGCATTGAGCAGCGTATGGCGAGGCATTTTTCAGAAAGTTTCAAACGATCGAAGGTTCTCGAGATAGAGCAAGGCAGGAGCAAAGTCAGTGAAATTTGTAAGGAATACGAGGTTAGCCCTACCAATGTATACAAATGGATGAGTAAATTTGGTGCAGCTAAAAGCCAAATTCGCATGATTGTTGAAACAAATTCCGACACTAAAAAAATAATAGAACTTAAGCAAAAAGTTGCAGAATTGGAACGAGTAATTGGTCAAAACAGATCCTAA
- the lon gene encoding endopeptidase La — translation MQFSSYIFEPQLQDDGEVLPFVAVADDELPVREDNIGEVLPVMPLKNTVLFPGVIIPITVGREKSIKAVTVANESDKYILVLTQIDPQTEEPGSADVYQTGTVARIVKLLKMPDGSQTVILQGRKRCLVSEWLSEDPFLKAKIVKREHIPTTHPMEYEVMIKSIQENSRRIVELTPQIPNEAQVLLKNIQNDRFLLHFISSNLNISIQKKQELLETDELHKKAEDLLIYLNNEIQLLEVKDQIESRVRTDLEKQQRDYYLNQQLKTIQEELGQDPVEQDIEVLIERAGKKLWKEEVKSHFERELNKLRRMNPQVAEYSVQMNYLDLMVDLPWEEYTKDCYDLVKCKEVLDKDHNGLEKVKERIIEHLAVLKLKGDMKSPILCLVGPPGVGKTSLGKSIARALDRKFIRMSLGGLHDESEIRGHRKTYIGAMPGRIVQSLRKAGSANPVFILDEIDKIGKDFRGDPSSALLEVLDPEQNSSFHDNYLDLEFDLSKVLFIATANSLNTIQPALLDRMEIIELQGYSTEEKIEIAKDHLIPQVLEEHGLKAKQFKISDKLLEKIIQDYTRESGVRSLRRQMAGVVRKAAAQIAMKPKTIYQVKEDGLATALGVVKYNTERYQEKLPKGVAIGLAWTRVGGDILYIETSISAGKGKLVLTGNLGDVMKESASTALSYIKAHAAELKIDPEYFDKNDFHIHVPEGAIPKDGPSAGITMLSSLCSAIRNKAIKPYLAMTGEITLRGKVLPVGGIKEKILAAKRAGIKTIMLCKENKVHVDEVNPEHIKGLEFHYVDTMEEVLKFGL, via the coding sequence ATGCAATTTAGCTCCTATATATTTGAACCACAATTACAGGATGACGGCGAAGTACTACCCTTTGTAGCAGTAGCAGATGACGAATTGCCGGTAAGAGAAGACAATATCGGCGAAGTACTGCCAGTAATGCCTTTGAAGAACACCGTGTTATTTCCCGGAGTCATCATTCCCATTACTGTTGGCCGTGAAAAGTCTATCAAAGCAGTCACAGTAGCTAATGAATCTGATAAATACATCCTGGTACTTACACAAATTGATCCACAGACAGAAGAACCCGGAAGCGCTGATGTATACCAAACCGGAACCGTTGCGCGCATCGTTAAACTACTGAAAATGCCCGATGGAAGTCAGACCGTCATCTTACAAGGCCGCAAAAGATGTCTCGTATCCGAATGGCTCTCTGAAGACCCTTTTTTAAAAGCAAAAATTGTCAAAAGAGAACATATCCCGACGACCCATCCGATGGAGTATGAGGTAATGATCAAATCCATACAGGAGAATTCGAGGCGCATCGTAGAGCTCACGCCTCAAATCCCGAATGAAGCACAAGTATTATTGAAAAATATACAGAATGATCGCTTTCTATTACATTTCATTTCTTCCAATCTGAATATTTCCATTCAGAAAAAACAGGAACTTTTAGAGACCGATGAACTTCATAAAAAGGCAGAAGATTTATTGATTTATCTCAACAATGAAATTCAACTGTTAGAAGTCAAAGATCAAATCGAATCGAGGGTCAGAACGGATCTCGAAAAACAACAGAGAGATTATTATTTAAATCAACAGTTAAAAACGATTCAGGAAGAATTGGGACAGGATCCTGTTGAACAGGATATCGAAGTATTGATCGAACGTGCAGGTAAGAAATTATGGAAGGAGGAAGTCAAATCTCATTTTGAAAGAGAACTCAATAAATTGAGAAGGATGAATCCGCAAGTCGCAGAATATTCTGTACAGATGAATTATCTTGATTTGATGGTGGACCTTCCGTGGGAAGAATATACCAAAGACTGTTATGATCTTGTAAAGTGTAAAGAAGTTTTAGATAAAGATCACAACGGGCTTGAAAAAGTTAAAGAACGGATCATAGAACATCTGGCGGTTCTTAAACTCAAAGGTGACATGAAATCTCCGATCTTATGTTTGGTAGGTCCGCCGGGTGTTGGAAAAACGTCTCTGGGAAAATCTATTGCACGTGCACTCGATCGGAAATTTATCAGAATGTCTTTAGGTGGGCTTCACGATGAATCGGAAATCAGAGGACACCGAAAAACCTATATCGGTGCAATGCCCGGACGCATTGTTCAATCTTTGCGAAAAGCAGGATCAGCAAATCCCGTTTTTATTTTAGATGAAATAGATAAAATCGGAAAAGATTTCAGAGGAGATCCTTCTTCTGCATTATTAGAAGTTTTGGATCCGGAGCAGAATTCTAGTTTTCATGACAATTACCTCGATCTCGAATTTGATTTATCTAAAGTATTATTTATTGCAACGGCCAATTCTTTGAACACCATTCAACCGGCGTTATTAGACCGGATGGAAATTATCGAATTGCAAGGATACAGTACTGAAGAAAAAATTGAAATTGCAAAAGATCATTTGATCCCACAAGTCCTGGAAGAACACGGACTTAAAGCCAAACAATTTAAAATCAGTGACAAGCTTCTCGAAAAAATCATCCAAGATTATACGCGTGAATCGGGAGTGCGAAGTTTAAGAAGACAAATGGCCGGAGTCGTGAGAAAAGCAGCAGCACAGATCGCCATGAAGCCCAAAACAATTTATCAGGTCAAAGAAGATGGTCTTGCAACTGCATTAGGAGTGGTCAAATATAATACAGAGCGTTATCAGGAAAAGTTGCCAAAAGGCGTAGCCATCGGACTCGCATGGACCCGCGTTGGCGGCGATATTCTCTACATTGAAACCAGTATTTCTGCAGGTAAAGGTAAGCTTGTACTTACCGGAAATCTGGGGGATGTCATGAAAGAATCTGCCAGCACTGCATTGAGTTATATCAAAGCTCATGCTGCAGAATTAAAAATTGATCCGGAGTATTTTGATAAAAACGATTTTCATATTCACGTTCCCGAAGGAGCCATACCAAAAGACGGTCCTTCTGCCGGTATTACCATGTTGAGTTCATTGTGTTCTGCCATTCGCAACAAAGCCATCAAGCCTTATCTTGCTATGACAGGAGAAATTACTTTGCGAGGAAAGGTATTGCCTGTTGGTGGGATCAAAGAAAAAATTCTGGCTGCTAAACGAGCAGGCATCAAAACCATCATGTTGTGTAAGGAAAATAAGGTCCATGTTGATGAAGTGAATCCTGAGCACATCAAGGGATTGGAGTTTCATTATGTGGATACGATGGAAGAGGTATTGAAATTTGGACTTTGA
- the pdxH gene encoding pyridoxamine 5'-phosphate oxidase, whose product MKDLRREYTRNILEHEHLLADPIEQFQEWFRACIEHGMPEPNSMVLSTISSEGKPSSRVVLLKEVNESGFVFFTNYNSRKSQDIDSHPAVSLLFFWEAMERQVRIEGNAYKIPEADSDEYFYSRPLLTQMGSVVSPQSNIIADRSVLEEALQNLIAANAPVKRPAHWGGYIVLPEYFEFWQGRESRLHDRFAYSKSDQEWLIARLAP is encoded by the coding sequence ATGAAAGATCTTCGAAGAGAATATACGCGAAATATCCTGGAACACGAACACTTGTTAGCCGATCCCATTGAACAATTCCAGGAATGGTTCAGAGCCTGCATCGAACACGGAATGCCTGAACCCAATTCGATGGTTTTGTCGACCATATCATCAGAAGGCAAACCCTCTTCACGTGTGGTATTGCTCAAAGAAGTAAATGAATCGGGATTTGTGTTTTTTACGAACTACAACAGCCGTAAATCACAAGACATCGATTCTCATCCTGCTGTAAGTTTATTGTTTTTCTGGGAAGCCATGGAGCGTCAGGTTCGCATTGAAGGAAATGCTTATAAAATTCCGGAAGCCGATTCGGATGAATATTTTTACAGTCGACCGCTACTCACTCAGATGGGATCTGTGGTTTCACCTCAAAGCAACATAATAGCAGACAGATCTGTATTGGAAGAGGCCCTCCAAAACTTAATAGCTGCCAATGCACCCGTCAAAAGGCCAGCCCATTGGGGTGGATACATCGTTTTGCCTGAATATTTTGAATTCTGGCAAGGCAGGGAAAGCAGGTTACACGACCGCTTTGCTTACAGCAAATCAGATCAGGAATGGCTCATAGCCAGGTTGGCACCCTGA
- a CDS encoding TolC family protein: MKAFFLFILLFAISTTFSQDSFSLSEAIAYARKNNLELKVKNLDVQDVDGQIKEYTAIGLPKLQANVGYNYFIKLPTSIFPNFIEPAIYDVLFDENLLPRRDLDEPGGVPVQFGTKHNLNAGLELNTLLFDGSFFIGLKAQKMYRELILKQITQSEADLRYTITLSYLSALTINENIQILEKNLSNLKKVQNEVQEIFNAGFAERLDVDRIELSVQNLEAELEKLKKLTNVSIAVLKFQMNYPLDKEIQLKDDLAGLLNRSYLEVMDPQIKLNIQERPEHPVIMQGIRLAEMNIKRYQYSYYPSLYGFAAYQQSLQRNKLFDGNDNGWFQTSNVGVNLSWPIFTGFDRKAKIQRAKVTLDKTKLQLNQFENAVHLEYNNAKTEYLNALVTFESRKKSIALAEKIYDTAKIKFKEGIGSSLEITSAERDYFQSQSHLIDAQFQLIQAKVKFDKSTGKL, translated from the coding sequence ATGAAAGCCTTTTTTTTATTCATATTGCTCTTCGCTATTTCTACCACATTTAGTCAGGATTCGTTCAGTTTATCAGAGGCTATAGCATATGCCCGTAAAAACAATCTGGAATTAAAAGTAAAAAATCTGGATGTCCAGGACGTAGATGGACAGATTAAAGAATATACCGCTATCGGATTACCCAAACTGCAAGCAAATGTCGGATACAATTATTTTATAAAATTGCCCACCAGCATTTTTCCAAATTTTATAGAACCGGCTATCTATGATGTGCTCTTTGATGAAAATTTATTGCCGCGCAGGGATCTGGATGAACCCGGCGGAGTACCCGTACAATTTGGAACTAAACACAATCTGAATGCCGGACTCGAACTGAATACGCTTTTATTTGATGGCAGCTTTTTTATCGGACTAAAGGCCCAAAAGATGTATCGGGAGCTCATCCTCAAACAGATTACACAATCAGAGGCAGATTTGCGGTATACGATCACCTTGTCCTATTTATCGGCATTAACCATCAACGAAAACATCCAGATCCTCGAAAAAAACCTGAGCAATCTTAAAAAAGTACAAAATGAAGTTCAGGAAATTTTCAATGCCGGATTCGCAGAACGTTTGGACGTAGATCGAATCGAACTTTCCGTGCAAAACCTTGAAGCCGAACTTGAAAAGCTCAAAAAACTAACAAATGTTAGTATCGCAGTCCTAAAATTCCAGATGAACTATCCGTTGGATAAAGAAATTCAGTTGAAAGATGACTTGGCCGGACTCCTGAATCGATCTTACCTCGAAGTTATGGATCCCCAGATCAAACTTAATATACAGGAACGACCTGAGCATCCGGTCATCATGCAGGGAATCCGACTTGCGGAGATGAATATTAAAAGATATCAATACAGTTATTATCCCAGCCTGTATGGCTTTGCTGCTTACCAACAAAGTTTGCAGCGCAACAAACTTTTTGATGGCAATGACAATGGATGGTTTCAGACTTCGAATGTGGGTGTAAACCTTTCCTGGCCCATTTTTACAGGATTTGACCGCAAGGCAAAAATACAAAGAGCCAAAGTAACATTAGACAAAACCAAATTGCAATTGAATCAATTTGAAAATGCCGTTCACCTCGAATACAATAACGCCAAAACGGAATATCTCAATGCTCTTGTGACGTTTGAAAGTCGCAAAAAATCGATCGCGCTGGCCGAAAAAATCTATGATACGGCCAAGATCAAATTTAAAGAAGGCATCGGTTCGAGTTTGGAAATCACCAGTGCCGAACGCGATTATTTTCAGAGTCAGTCTCATCTGATCGATGCACAATTTCAACTTATCCAGGCCAAGGTCAAATTTGACAAGAGTACAGGTAAACTTTAA
- a CDS encoding cytochrome c, whose protein sequence is MKRFQSKLFYVYGLLLSGSLSILHCTDDKRPKDPLTVISDRYQKYCSSCHGGDGSLSINGAVKLKYSLLSLEERFLVISNGRNAMTGFTGILDSLERVELAAYTMKFNDADGN, encoded by the coding sequence GTGAAGAGATTTCAATCGAAGCTATTTTATGTTTATGGACTGTTGTTGTCGGGCAGCCTGTCGATCTTACATTGCACCGATGACAAACGGCCAAAAGATCCCTTAACTGTGATTTCAGACAGGTATCAAAAATATTGTAGCAGCTGCCATGGGGGAGATGGTAGCCTTTCGATTAATGGGGCTGTAAAGTTAAAATACTCACTGCTGAGTCTTGAAGAAAGATTTCTGGTAATCTCAAACGGTCGAAATGCGATGACTGGCTTTACAGGTATATTGGATTCCCTGGAGAGAGTTGAACTTGCTGCTTATACCATGAAGTTTAACGATGCCGATGGAAACTAA
- a CDS encoding SDR family oxidoreductase has translation METKTVLITDVNADAGMQCVQTFLSKGYHVSAMFSGNHPDDSNVEWIEAEILDPESYFPFLSNVHLIVHNATMISFKTEDHQKLKAVNTIATRDLVNNALLAGVKEMIFMSSAYTLIRSAEPQLISTTAVGNPVFLNHYTQTMFQAELEMHRAAAEGMKICILNCALVKDQTEAEPSAFGRLMHTISKYPQLFHQQLPYISTDDLKQHILKVVDENYGDGNFYYFQKDQTSKATSKTLKYKMEHKKFHC, from the coding sequence ATGGAAACTAAAACGGTACTGATCACAGATGTAAACGCGGATGCGGGTATGCAATGTGTACAAACTTTTTTATCTAAAGGCTATCATGTCAGCGCCATGTTTTCGGGAAATCATCCTGATGATTCGAATGTTGAATGGATAGAAGCAGAAATCCTGGATCCGGAATCTTATTTTCCATTTTTATCAAATGTGCATCTGATTGTTCATAATGCCACAATGATTTCTTTTAAAACTGAGGATCATCAAAAGTTAAAAGCGGTCAATACCATAGCTACCCGTGATTTGGTCAACAACGCATTACTGGCCGGAGTGAAGGAAATGATCTTTATGAGTTCGGCATATACTCTGATACGAAGCGCTGAACCTCAATTAATATCTACAACGGCCGTAGGCAACCCGGTGTTTCTCAACCACTACACTCAAACCATGTTTCAGGCCGAACTCGAAATGCACAGAGCGGCTGCAGAGGGTATGAAGATCTGCATCTTAAACTGTGCTCTGGTAAAGGATCAGACCGAAGCTGAGCCATCAGCTTTTGGCCGACTTATGCACACCATCTCCAAATACCCCCAACTTTTTCATCAACAGCTGCCATATATTTCTACTGATGATCTTAAACAACATATTTTGAAAGTGGTGGATGAAAATTATGGGGACGGCAATTTTTATTATTTTCAGAAGGATCAGACATCCAAGGCCACCAGCAAGACCTTGAAATACAAAATGGAACACAAAAAATTCCATTGTTAA
- a CDS encoding T9SS type A sorting domain-containing protein: MKKFILFCSIYFFTTALIAQSVVVNSPASIAGALQYGNTGVPPAHWGADLNSNIWTADVAAMMDKCLTPLDGCDTVTNKSELVGKLVLINRGTCNFSFKALQAQDWGAIGCIIVNNVPNGGVAVMGAGTFAATIRADFPVVMITFEDGEKIRAEMANGPVNMSIGNIRFDHDVATDSRKAISHMPYGTYPGGWIRNTGDFSVTPAANITNKGKNIETGNKANVSIRFTPQGGSSSEYDNQTSDGSLVIEVDSTRSVEFLPFDFAGKIPGNSIGKGTLTYTVSSDATDGSNFDNVGISEFYLSQNIISKSRLSANLRDPFSTISIRRGDNTNAEYLTGVKIPYGIGCRIDSILFYMTVNAPATLAGLTPEAILYGWNDIDGDGNATNAEISFLALGTYTFDGGETRSAAVVRIALEDFNSGDPGFTIPDNNMRFFVGVRYSGTELPFFGFDEGMDYIWNNALLARMGTITDTDIPYVGVSQYDPNTGVPDLENAFVFTNRTGALSVSLIMSGDCLVKLKNVQEINAEIDLSPNPAKDYILVDVALEKSTSKIKYQIFDNFGKKVLDIEDKNAADKFFQKINLTNLSSGTYHINIVTDHGSKMRSFQII, encoded by the coding sequence ATGAAGAAATTTATACTCTTTTGTTCTATTTATTTCTTTACGACTGCCTTGATTGCACAATCGGTAGTCGTCAATTCACCTGCATCGATTGCTGGTGCACTTCAATATGGAAATACTGGCGTGCCTCCTGCTCATTGGGGCGCAGACTTAAACAGTAATATCTGGACGGCTGATGTTGCTGCGATGATGGATAAGTGTTTAACTCCCTTAGATGGCTGTGATACAGTAACAAATAAATCTGAACTTGTAGGTAAACTGGTTTTGATAAATCGAGGAACATGTAATTTTAGTTTTAAAGCACTCCAGGCTCAGGATTGGGGAGCTATCGGATGTATAATTGTTAACAATGTTCCTAATGGAGGTGTAGCTGTAATGGGAGCCGGTACTTTTGCCGCAACCATAAGAGCTGATTTTCCAGTCGTCATGATCACATTTGAAGATGGGGAAAAAATTCGTGCAGAAATGGCAAACGGTCCGGTAAACATGAGTATTGGAAATATTCGTTTCGATCATGATGTGGCAACAGATAGTAGAAAAGCAATTTCTCATATGCCTTATGGAACCTATCCTGGTGGTTGGATTCGAAATACAGGAGATTTTTCAGTAACTCCCGCTGCAAATATTACGAACAAAGGAAAAAACATTGAGACTGGTAATAAAGCAAATGTTTCTATCCGATTTACTCCACAAGGTGGAAGTTCAAGCGAGTATGATAATCAAACTTCTGATGGCTCTTTGGTTATAGAAGTGGACTCTACAAGATCAGTTGAATTTTTACCTTTCGATTTTGCAGGTAAAATTCCTGGAAATTCAATTGGTAAGGGTACACTTACATATACAGTTAGTTCTGATGCTACTGATGGATCTAATTTTGATAATGTTGGGATATCTGAGTTTTATTTGTCCCAGAATATTATCTCAAAATCGAGACTATCAGCGAATTTAAGAGACCCATTTTCAACAATTTCAATCAGACGTGGAGATAATACGAACGCTGAATATTTAACAGGAGTAAAAATCCCTTATGGAATTGGTTGTAGAATTGATAGTATATTGTTTTATATGACAGTTAATGCCCCTGCGACATTAGCTGGCTTAACTCCAGAAGCAATCTTATATGGTTGGAATGATATTGATGGAGATGGAAACGCAACAAATGCTGAAATCAGTTTTCTTGCTTTAGGTACTTATACATTTGATGGAGGAGAAACACGTTCAGCAGCTGTTGTGCGGATTGCGTTGGAGGACTTTAATTCAGGGGATCCAGGTTTCACAATTCCAGACAATAATATGAGATTTTTTGTTGGAGTCAGGTATTCTGGTACAGAATTACCCTTTTTTGGATTTGACGAAGGGATGGACTATATCTGGAACAACGCACTTTTAGCAAGAATGGGAACAATTACGGATACAGACATTCCTTATGTTGGAGTTTCGCAATATGACCCTAACACTGGAGTTCCTGACCTTGAAAATGCATTTGTATTCACCAATAGAACGGGAGCATTATCCGTTTCATTGATTATGTCCGGAGATTGTCTTGTTAAATTAAAAAATGTACAAGAAATTAATGCTGAGATTGATTTAAGTCCAAATCCAGCAAAAGATTATATACTTGTTGACGTTGCCCTTGAAAAGTCTACATCAAAAATAAAATACCAAATCTTCGATAATTTTGGAAAAAAAGTACTCGACATTGAGGATAAAAATGCAGCTGATAAATTTTTTCAAAAAATAAATTTAACTAATTTATCTTCTGGAACATATCATATAAATATTGTTACTGATCATGGATCTAAAATGAGATCGTTTCAAATTATATAA